CACACattcaaaaccaaaaatatTGAGAATTATGTCAATATGACAAAACATTTTGGGTAGCAGAGAAAAGTTCTCACTAACAAGACACTTAAAATAATGGTGAATACAAAATATAATGGCAACTAAAAAGCAAGGGATTAAATATACCATCCAATTTTCCCAGAACTCTCTTCACTGCTCCAACACATCCTTCACATGACATACCAACTTTGAGAACAACAGTCTGCAATCACAATGCCAAAATTTCATAAAAGCGATATAAAAGCCAAGAACCAGACATAGATTTAATGAATCAACTATAATTTACATTAGTACATCGAAAGAACAATCATCTTATGTTTCACCACCATAAGTGAATTTATAGCCACAGTCATGTATCAGACATAAATAATACAGAGGTCAACATATCTACCGACATAAGCAATTGTGAGACTGCTTAGAAGAGCTTACAACAATAATCTGTTTTAGCTAATTTTCACAAGCTCTCCAAGATTTATGAAAACAACtaacacaaacacaattttactgtattttatatataaatagtttatacttaaacaattatataataaatatttatttatactatAAAGCACCTAATTAAGTTGTTCATGCAAGGAGGGCCAACTGGATTCATATTCAAAGACAGTAAATACAAACAGAAACCTATAAGCAACAGacttaaattgaaaaattataaaacttttGAACATAAGTGGGTTGCAACAATTGATAGAAAAGAAGAACATCATGCCACCATAATCTTAAAATTGTTAGGGATGCCAATCATAGGTAGGTATTAGATTAGAATTTTCACCAACAACTAATATTTCagcaacaaaaaacaaaaccGGAAATTTGAGCCACCCACCgcaatccaataatttcatttaattttttttacaagaataaaTTCAGATAGCTAAATTCATACAGTTCAGATCAAACAACAAGAACAACGAATCAGGGGggaaaaatagttttacaaacaAATTATAcctagataaataaaaaataaaaaataaaaaagagagagagatagaacaagaaattaaaagagaaaaaagaagagtGAATATAAGGGTTGAGATTTACCTGAGACATGGTTATCAGTTAAGAAGCAAAGTACTAATTGATGTAGATTTCGTTTGAGGAGAGTTtggtttttataataaaaatttgtcgagagaaaaacaaaaagatatagaaaggaagaaaaaaaaactgtgTTGTTGGGAGTTTGGTGACGTGGGTTGGGTTGGTTAATTTGTTTTTGGCCCTTTTGGGTGATGTTGAACGCATCACACACGACAGAACTACACGCAACGTCAAAATTACGCGCTTCTATTCGATTACGTCTTCATTGTTGTTTTTTAAATCAACCATCGAATTTTAGTAGTTGAATCTCTCCAACTTAATCAGCCAAGTACATGAAATATGTGAAATTTATCTTGTTAGCCTCTAACATTTTAATATGAAGGATTGATGTAAtggattttattttctttctgtgaagtcattaattttatatgaatttgaGTATCCACATATGTCATTTAATGAAAAATCACCTTTTTGTTTAGACACACTaccaatttcaaaatatttctaCCAAAGTGggtttatttgattgattacatgattattttttagttttaatgtCTAGTTAATTTACACCGCcattacatttataattttctcattttatattaaagattaaagtcacaaattttataaagaatcagtaatttaattttctattgttattgattgtattcATTGATGTAGTTAATGATTATGTAGTCGTTTGATTGAGATCAGACAATTAAATAGTTAATGATTTGTGTTAATGCATGAAGTCAATACATACAAGAAATTAGAGTTCATAGCAAATGATATTTGTAGCATATAATAAATAGGTTAGGTAATAGGAATAATGAATAACTTAGATGATAGAGATATAATGGATAAACTTACAAATTAAACatgaattatttgataaaattaattgttgaaCTTGCTTGACAAAATaaagatgaaagaaaaaaagatacaCAATACAATGCTCTGTTtcgtaaaaaaaaagttagtgaAAGACAaatgtaataatttaatatgagATAAACTAACCGAATTTGAAGTGATTAGTAAAATTAGGTAGAACTACCTAATTAgtataaaatcacataaaataattttcttaattaatatttactttttcaATTAAGATAATGATTgtaaaaatgagagaaaatataaaggacaataaattataaattctaACTCTACTTGAAGTAACACTTCAAAAAATAGTATAATCTCATGAAAAAGTGCTATAAACCCGTGAGCCATACAATGATCGTTATCAAATAGCTATATTTTGAATCAAACcggtttttagttttaaaaaccGAATTGAACCggttttcaattcaaaaaaactaaatcgaaccggtttttatttcaaaaaaactttaatcgatttttttttagaagtaattaggggtaattatgtaaaatttggcctatataaacaaaaaaattaaattaaaccgGTACGGTTcggttcaaaataataaaccggttcactaatttataaaacagttcgatttggttttttgaactgaaaaccaattcgatttagtttttttaaactgaaaaccagttcaattcaattttcaaacagTTTTAGTTCATAACTAAACTTTGTCCACCCTTAATATAAGCTAATAGATTGGACTTGCCAAAAAGACAATAATCTCATACGTTTGAAAAATGGTGTTACAAGCTCATgagagaataattgtcaatgaaGAATTCTACTTGGACGCACGAGTTTATACACTCTTAATCATGTGTGTGTTGCATacacattttaatttaatttatttgtgtcaattttattatatgtatattatCTATCACTATTGTGTTggtttgattaaaattagactTCGATTATTTAAGCAAGGCCAAGAGTTCGAGTTTATTGGAGAGCATTAATGGACTAAACATCAACAATCTTAATAAATCTTGACACCACATCTTCacccaaaatattaaaataatagatatATGAATCACATCTCTTATATAtcaatcatttatttcattCATGTTTGATGTGAGACTAACCACTCACTTGAATTCCAACAATCTTCCTCTCAAGTGTGAATTATTCACTTCACTAGACTTGATCGACACTAGGATCTCACGCTTGCTTGCCCACCAAATCGAATCATgactctgataccacttgtcGGAGAGTCCAAAAAGCATCGCGAGCACTAATGGACTAAACATATAGGATCTCTAAGAGACTTTGACACCACATCTCATTCTAAAACCTTAAGACATTAGATTTGGATGGAGATGATAACTCATATACCCATTGTCTTAAGGCTTTGGATGAAAGTGTTGTGTCAAAGTCTCTTAGGGATCATAGACATTTAGCTCATCGATGCTCTTATTGCTCTTCGGGCTTCCCAACAAATGGTATCAAAGTAATGGTTTAGCTTGATAGGGGAACAAAAGTGGATGGTGATGTTGGATCCTTGTATCGAAAGTCTTCTTGGAGGTGTAATCAGGAGGCCAATCTCGTTGGTAATAACGAAAGTGTAAGTATATAAGATATGAGAGACTTAAACTTGATAAAGAGATTGTTGGGTTCAATTGTAAGTGGTTAAGTCTCACATAGACTAGTAGTGAGTTAAATGTTGGATACATAAGAGTCATGATCCATATACCTAATGTTTTAAAGTTTTCTGTGAAGATGTAGTGTCAAATTCGCTTATAAATCTTGGAGCATATGCCTCGTTGTTGCTCTCATGTTTCCCCAAACTTCCCAACAAAGTcttacaaatgaaaaaaaaaaaaaaatgtgttgaacATAGAGAATCCATTAAAAGTGGTCAACTAAATtcccaaaaaaattaatcatcgATAAAATCACTAAATATTTTGCACTAATAACGTTATTACCGAAATAATATATGTTATCTAAACTTATCTAAATTCACtttcaatatttttgttatatgttataaatgtgttgtaaataaaattttcaattaaaattggTACTGTAGTTAATTTTGACGTTGCTTTTAAGAATAAAACATAGGtgtatttctttaattattttataaattatatttttgttaaatttataattttctcaaaGTTTGTTATAACCATAAAATGTGTTTTACGTTAAAAActctagaaaaaaaatttaaaaatgcacATAAATTTTTTCCTACCTTTAATTGTATTGTAGAtgtaaatttgaaagaaaaaataaataaattaagttttaaaGCTAAATTTGTCCAAAAAGTTGAATTTCCAGAATTCGAGTCTTATCactcttattaaaaaaagataaatataaatctcttttaaattttattaaagtataaTGCTTTTCTACTTTTAATTGATACACTACAATCTCTTtctacatttttattataaaaaaattgttcgaaaatgatttaacaaataaataatttaatctttaaagTTCTCTTTACATGATGATGATATCATTACGGTGATTTTGAATTATTGACATAGATATCACGTTTATTgggttaattaattatttgaatacATGAGATTTATCCCATTGACTTATGTCgtgtaattttatattaaaacttGATTAGAGATTAACAAGATTTTTTTAATCTGGTGATTGACATGTGAAAACATAGTTTAGGTTAGACGACAAATTAATAGTTCCATGTCTCTCTTAAAAAAACTAATAGTTTCGTGTTATTGAATTTGTGTTGCTTGTTAAGGATTCTTTCAACTTGAATTCATGAATATTTTgttagtaaaaaaagaaaagaatgtgaaaaaataacttttttttttaagttttctgttattaaattaatgaatcAGTGaacatttacttatatttttatttagctCGACagatataaacatttttttttttctcataattGAGTTATGAGAAAGTATTACACAAATCATTTTTAtctattataaagaaaaatagatgATATTCGAATTTCTTACACTatgtttagaaaataaaaataaagtaaaatgaaAGAAAAGTAAAAGAAGAAATTAACGTGAAAGGAAAAATGAAACTGAAAGGAAAACAAACCAGTAAACTGAAagtttatagaaaaaaaaaaggagtgaAATGAAAGAAAAGTGAAAAGAAATCAAAAGAGTAAAGTAAGTTAATTTTTTAGTCGTAGAATATAAGAGAGTATGAATGAAAGACAGGAGAAAAgaagtatataaataaaatgacgaaaatatcctaaaaatacattaaatctAAAGAGTAAAAATGGaaaaatcaaaagaatttttttagtttttttctattgttgtaggtgaattTTTTGAtggaaaaattttaaaaatgttttaaaactGTAGGAATGATTCAGGATACTATTCGAAAATAGAAGTTTAAGTCTCTCATTCACTTTTACAGTTGTTATGATaatctaattaatataaatttaaaaagtttaattttaaaagattcattttatTACCTTTATCGAAAGAATAACAAAGATCATATtcttttatttctataaaataaaatctattgctgttaaaattttaaacaatttttaaatattaatttatgtagTACCACTTATCTTAAAATTTGCTTTGTAAAGGAATGACCAAacggaatttttttttgaaatttgtgtttCTTTGCCAGTTTCCTTTCTTCTCTTGTGTTCCGAAAACATTAGTTCCACATTCCATATGAAAACAACACTTCTCCAGCTTCTAATTCCACTtataaaatatcacatctcTACTCTGAAATTTGACAATCTAAAATACATAATtgataaagtaaataaaataatagttttataattGTGTGTGATTGGTCGGGCATGtacttataatattaattatttatttgatcaacaataaattaatattactcattttattttttaaagtaaattattcACTTGTGAGAAGTCAAATCCCTCACTCGATTGTATCAGCAATACAAAcataattatctttaaaatacaaaataaacttaaaatagatttaatttgAAGACTTAAGTATCCAATCCCAATTGTGTTAAGTTTTATTCCTCTGAATTTCATTAAGATCCCCCCAATCCATTAGTTAAGTGTATAATTTGAATGAAAtagattattttgaaaaaacatattGATGGGCAAGTAATTAAAATTTGGTACACAATATTTCGTTGAAAGATCAAAATGAACTGTTTTTAACAACATACATACATGTTGAGTGTGTTTACTTCTAAAGTGTAattcatcaattttattattattaaaagaaaaaaataatatgtggTTTATCGGACTTGGcccatatataaaaaaaataaggatttcaaaTTCCTAAATTAGTAGAGGATAGAAAATagggagaagaagaagaaatttacTTTTGAATTGTGGTAACAAGTGTGAAGCAAATTTGTTCTGTatgatttacaattttaatatgttatatatagagtttgttatttaaatatatcgaGTAGTGAAAAATTATAagattgttgttattgttgattgatgttctctATTGTTATTAGAAAAAGTACCTATTAATTATTGTACTGAAAgttttgtgatttttattttttcaatttgagGGAAATTATCCActtaaaaaattgtgtttgtcttatatttaattttctgtcaattattattgttccgtaaaagaaaaatattatgtatTATTAAGATAgttatctcatatttttttctcaacaaTACATAATATAATCATCAATTACAATTTAATCAAGGTTGAGGATGCCATAAGAGTGCAAATCCATGaccataaaaaaagattaacTAATAAGTTGATGGAGGGAAGATTGCAACAATGTGTAGACAGCATGCCAACCATTTTGAGTAGGGTGAACATTGTCCCAAAAGAATGAAAGCTCTGGTTTGTCGCATAAACTATATTTCACTTCTCCACTATCATCCACTTTTCCACACGTTTGTGCCAAATCCTCTCCCTTACAACACTGTTCCAATGGATTCATCAGTGATGGGTCCTCTGTACAATGGAGAAAAATGTAAGTCATCatctcaaaacattttattttattaacaaatacAATCAAATGTTCACTACAAAATCTGTCCTATACAATTTTTAATACTTCTGATTTGTTTGTTGTTCTCTTTGTGACCCTATTCACTAGATTGATTCAGGAAATTAATAGATTTTTAATCTTAAACATcctataatttaataatttttaattataaataatatttaaatcgataaaaatatgttttaataaataaaaaatattccacatcattataattataaataaaaaggcAACATGGCAAATGTTATGTGGACTTCAATTGGCCCTATAGGCTGAACTTTTACAGCAAGGGTCAAAATATTGATGGAAAATATTTTGAGTTGAgaacaaaagttaaaaaaaattataaaaactaaaaaaatttgataatttaataaaaattaaaaatatatttaactactCATTTTTCTATACCaaatataaaagagaaaatgtattgcttgacaaaatatataaacttaatATGTTATCAACGAtgattagtaaaaaataaataattttacatgagtggtaataaaataatttaattagacATTTTATACacaaaaaattacttttatataGTATAAATCAATTGACTCTAACCGAATTACACTATCTTTTACATtcattttataacatcattggataaatattattttaagtcaaTTGTTGAATTGATATATAATTACCATCATATAAATCCTATATATAAACtttgatattaatttataattattttttatataaataaaatatatcaaaattaatattatatacatataccGCAAACTATAATTTTGGTACATATTGCTTACATAGAAAAcgattatataatttatatgattgtaatttttaatCCTAACTGTTAGTTTCAAAAAGTATTCATCCGATCCTGGTATTATTAAATGAATATACCTATTAACCTacctatttatttgtttaattagtaaaaaaaaagtaaaaaacatACCTTCATGTTTTTTCTTCATGGTTTCAATTGTGGAGAGGAAAGCGTTGTAGAGGTCAAGTGTGCCGAAAACCGTTTTTCCCACTCGTTGGTTAAGTTGTGACACATTTTGGAGTAGTATTTTGTTGTGATTTTCTgggattttatttaaaatatcaacacaTGCTAGATGGAAAGTTACCCGGTTTATACTTGGCAAACAACCAATAGGCCCCAATAACCCAAttgctattttatttattcccAATTTGTGAATTCTTTGAATGTTTATGCTTATTTGGTTGATAAGGGATTCAGTGAAGGACTTTATCTCCTaccaaaatgaaaaacaaaacaaatatcatATAGTAGtacaaaaagacaaaaataatatttttaatttcatgtattaaaaaaaataatacttacCGTAAGGGTTCTATTGTTTACTAAAAATGCAGTGTAATCATTGCCAGAA
The genomic region above belongs to Cicer arietinum cultivar CDC Frontier isolate Library 1 chromosome 4, Cicar.CDCFrontier_v2.0, whole genome shotgun sequence and contains:
- the LOC101499872 gene encoding GDSL esterase/lipase At5g03610-like; the encoded protein is MAKQLINALLPLVLVLFILTEVAEGTKKSYGVYKSKYEKLFVFGDSYVDTGNFIHSSSYKIPYGITFPGKPAGRFCDGRVLTDYIASFLKIETPTPYTFRKSSNQQYGINFAYGGTGVFQTLVDGPNMTVQIDSLEKLIQQNVYTKQDLNSSFALVSVSGNDYTAFLVNNRTLTEIKSFTESLINQISINIQRIHKLGINKIAIGLLGPIGCLPSINRVTFHLACVDILNKIPENHNKILLQNVSQLNQRVGKTVFGTLDLYNAFLSTIETMKKKHEEDPSLMNPLEQCCKGEDLAQTCGKVDDSGEVKYSLCDKPELSFFWDNVHPTQNGWHAVYTLLQSSLHQLIS